A portion of the Carya illinoinensis cultivar Pawnee chromosome 11, C.illinoinensisPawnee_v1, whole genome shotgun sequence genome contains these proteins:
- the LOC122281270 gene encoding G-type lectin S-receptor-like serine/threonine-protein kinase At1g11300 — protein sequence MSRTISPLVPAFLLLLCLGLQLANGSVTDTIGPGQSLTTSETIVSAKGKFELGFFSPGNSTRNYVGIWYKKDSNRTVVWVANRERPFPNSSAVLTLNPDGNLVISGGRMEYTVANTSAGRDTYAMLLDTGNLRVTKRVSGVVLWQSFEHPTDTVLPGMNVSDFTTGWSLTSWKSTEDPAPGPFTLHLGSWNKLLRGSWKELFVMKGSEIYWSSALIGRLADILVIVGESVTWRSKYTDEMLRMVLDASGQLRLLSWAEVDRSWHLLPSPKCGAYALCGDYSICSETTDRGCDCLPGFKQVVAEGIKSSGRGCVRKIDLKCGNYTKFFPLSQVDWPSNPNKLDISDSVECMSACSTNCSCIAYAYDHRNHDCLVWEGPLLNVKQLSEDDGYGNDFYLKLDPSELSTKGHKNAKVAGLLWAAIIPTISLALVFSLFVYCVRRKKELKENGDDLLLLDLSMTIESNSSELTESIRHGNSRRGEVKMPLFSFASVSAATDNFSDANKLGEGGFGPVYKGILLRGDEVAVKRLSRKSGQGWEELKNEAILIATLQHKNLVRLLGCCIEGDEKILVYEYMPNKSLDFFLFDAEKRKILDWGKRIQIIQGVAQGLLYLHQYSRLRIIHRDLKASNILLDTDMNPKISDFGMARIFGGNESEANTNRIVGTHGYMSPEYALEGVFSIKSDVFSFGVLLLEILSGRKNTGFYQPDSLHLLGYAWELWISDKGSDLVDPLLLDDMSSMCTVLRYINIALLCVQESAEDRPTMSDVVAMLSNDSTVLPYPNQPGFLFVRSKVKPNPISGMSDFSYLKNETVSIVEGR from the exons ATGAGCCGTACAATCTCTCCTCTTGTTCCCGCCTTTCTGCTTTTACTCTGTCTTGGTTTGCAGCTCGCCAATGGTAGTGTCACTGATACTATCGGACCAGGCCAGTCACTAACAACCTCGGAGACTATTGTCTCTGCTAAGGGAAAGTTTGAACTTGGTTTCTTCTCCCCGGGAAATTCGACTAGGAATTATGTGGGAATATGGTACAAGAAAGATTCTAACCGCACCGTAGTTTGGGTTGCAAATAGAGAGCGGCCATTCCCAAATTCCTCTGCCGTTCTGACCCTTAATCCGGATGGGAACCTTGTAATATCTGGCGGCAGAATGGAGTACACGGTTGCCAACACTTCTGCTGGGAGAGATACCTATGCCATGTTATTGGATACAGGCAATCTTAGAGTTACAAAGAGGGTCTCGGGTGTTGTTTTGTGGCAAAGCTTTGAGCATCCTACGGATACTGTTTTGCCCGGAATGAACGTTAGTGATTTCACCACGGGATGGTCATTAACATCATGGAAAAGTACAGAAGACCCTGCTCCTGGTCCTTTCACTCTGCATCTCGGTTCTTGGAACAAACTGCTTCGGGGTTCTTGGAAAGAATTATTCGTAATGAAGGGGTCTGAAATATACTGGAGTAGCGCACTCATTGGTCGTCTGGCTGATATATTAGTGATTGTTGGGGAGTCCGTTACTTGGCGTAGCAAGTACACCGATGAAATGTTAAGAATGGTTTTAGATGCATCAGGGCAACTTAGACTGCTCTCGTGGGCAGAAGTTGACCGATCTTGGCATTTATTACCCTCACCTAAGTGCGGGGCTTATGCATTATGCGGTGATTACAGCATATGCAGTGAGACAACCGATAGAGGATGTGACTGTTTGCCAGGATTTAAACAGGTGGTAGCTGAAGGGATTAAGTCGAGTGGCCGAGGGTGTGTGAGGAAAATTGATCTCAAGTGCGgcaattatacaaaatttttcccCTTGTCTCAGGTAGATTGGCCCAGTAATCCGAATAAATTGGACATCAGCGACTCTGTAGAGTGCATGTCAGCTTGCTCGACCAACTGTTCCTGTATTGCTTATGCTTATGATCATCGAAACCATGACTGCTTAGTATGGGAAGGTCCTCTGCTAAATGTGAAGCAGCTCTCAGAAGATGATGGAtatggaaatgatttttatctgaAGCTTGATCCTTCGGAATTGAGTACCAAAG GACATAAGAACGCGAAGGTTGCAGGGCTATTGTGGGCAGCCATCATACCGACCATATCTCTTGCATTGGTATTCAGTCTTTTTGTTTATTGTGTGAGGAGAAAGAAAGAGCTCAAAGAAAACG GGGACGATTTGTTACTGTTAGATTTGAGCATGACCATAGAATCTAATAGTTCGGAGCTTACGGAGTCAATTAGGCATGGGAATAGTAGAAGAGGCGAAGTCAAAATGCCATTATTCAGTTTTGCAAGTGTTTCTGCGGCTACTGATAATTTCTCGGATGCAAATAAGCTAGGCGAGGGCGGTTTTGGACCCGTTTACAAG GGAATATTACTGAGAGGGGACGAGGTAGCTGTAAAAAGACTTTCGAGAAAATCTGGGCAAGGTTGGGAGGAGCTAAAAAACGAAGCAATCCTCATAGCCACTCTCCAACACAAGAATCTTGTCAGACTTTTGGGCTGCTGCATTGAAGGAGATGAAAAGATACTAGTTTATGAGTATATGCCAAATAAAAGCTTGGATTTTTTCCTGTTTG atgcagaaaagCGCAAGATACTAGATTGGGGGAAACGGATTCAAATCATTCAAGGGGTTGCTCAAGGACTTCTTTATCTACATCAGTATTCCAGATTAAGGATTATTCATAGGGACTTGAAGGCTAGCAACATTTTGTTGGACACCGACATGAATCCCAAAATATCAGATTTTGGAATGGCAAGAATATTTGGAGGAAACGAGTCAGAAGCAAATACCAATAGGATCGTGGGCACACA CGGTTACATGTCACCTGAATATGCTCTGGAAGGTGTCTTCTCCATCAAATCTGATGTCTTTAGCTTTGGTGTCTTATTGTTAGAGATTTTGAGTGGCCGGAAGAACACTGGTTTTTATCAACCTGACTCTCTCCATCTTTTGGGATAT gcgTGGGAATTATGGATTAGTGACAAGGGATCAGACTTAGTGGATCCGTTGCTCCTTGATGATATGTCCTCCATGTGTACGGTGTTGAGATATATTAACATTGCTCTCCTCTGTGTACAAGAAAGTGCAGAGGATAGACCTACCATGTCCGACGTTGTCGCAATGCTTAGCAATGATAGTACAGTTCTACCTTATCCCAACCAACCTGGTTTCTTGTTTGTGAGAAGTAAGGTAAAGCCAAACCCAATCAGCGGCATGTCAGACTTCTCTTATCTGAAGAATGAAACAGTTTCAATAGTTGAAGGCCGTTAA